Proteins encoded in a region of the Limnothrix sp. FACHB-406 genome:
- a CDS encoding chemotaxis protein CheW, giving the protein MLSTNLTGPTAASGRSRARELPTIRAICFRSGGYEFALPMAVVLKVTHCPPLDNGDWSRSGLVYIDSQLIQVLDLALLLDCPERSPKGMGQFLVIARSGNTLCGLPTDSPPDSIDLPRDQVLPLPARFERSPLAHLAQCAVVLSPDTTPRTLFLLSLPQALDQANSVMGTTASGSPGSAS; this is encoded by the coding sequence ATGCTGTCAACTAATTTGACGGGGCCCACGGCGGCTTCCGGCCGCTCCCGTGCCCGAGAGTTACCCACCATTCGGGCCATTTGCTTTCGCTCCGGTGGGTATGAGTTCGCGCTGCCAATGGCGGTGGTGCTGAAGGTGACGCACTGTCCGCCGCTGGACAATGGTGATTGGAGTCGATCGGGCTTGGTCTACATCGACAGTCAGCTCATTCAGGTGCTGGACTTGGCTCTGCTGCTGGATTGTCCGGAACGATCGCCCAAGGGCATGGGCCAATTTCTCGTGATTGCTCGATCGGGAAACACGCTCTGTGGACTGCCCACGGATTCGCCACCGGACTCGATCGACCTGCCGCGCGATCAGGTGCTGCCGTTGCCGGCCCGCTTTGAGCGATCGCCCCTGGCTCACTTGGCCCAATGTGCCGTCGTGCTGTCTCCAGACACCACCCCACGCACCCTCTTCTTGCTCAGCCTGCCCCAGGCCCTCGACCAAGCCAACAGCGTCATGGGCACAACAGCTTCCGGCTCCCCAGGCTCAGCCAGTTGA